The DNA window AAAATAATACGATCATGACAAAACAAATCGCCATAGCAGCCTTAACGATCACAGCTTTCATCTTAGGAACCAACAATGCCCAGGCTCAAAACACGACCGCTACCACAACGGTAAACATCACCCTGAACGATGTTATCTCTATCGACGCGGGAAGTACGGCCATCGGGAATACGGTTGACTTCAATTATGCCACTGCAGCAGACTACAACTCTGACCAGACGATTACCAAAGCCAATTCTTTAAAAGTGACTTCAACGAAGAACTTTAATGTTAAGGTAAAGGCAGGGGGAGCAAGCTTTGTTAACGGAACCAACCTGATCCCTGTCAATGTCCTGACCATAAAAGCCGCTTCCGCTTCCGGAACTATGGGCGGGACAAAAAGCGCGGTGGTTTTATCTGCAACGGACCAGACTTTAGTATCCAATGCTCCGCTGGGAAGCGCATTGACCCTGAACCTGGACTACACGATTCCGGCAGCAAAATCATCATCTTCCGATATCTTAGGTAAACCGGCCGGAACGTATACACAAAC is part of the Chryseobacterium camelliae genome and encodes:
- a CDS encoding peptidoglycan-binding protein LysM; this translates as MTKQIAIAALTITAFILGTNNAQAQNTTATTTVNITLNDVISIDAGSTAIGNTVDFNYATAADYNSDQTITKANSLKVTSTKNFNVKVKAGGASFVNGTNLIPVNVLTIKAASASGTMGGTKSAVVLSATDQTLVSNAPLGSALTLNLDYTIPAAKSSSSDILGKPAGTYTQTVTYTATAL